In the Candidatus Electrothrix sp. GW3-4 genome, one interval contains:
- a CDS encoding NACHT domain-containing protein, whose amino-acid sequence MDLLEQIITGLRWLKDNPEVTWSGIGTTLLVSACSWLYARLRKPDASSGTHHADEWLTRNRHKLISRLQWELKDRQQSFLLGRTSLDLDKSMDPNRVSRPYCIWQRDGVPVKNMGQPIVNLFLHPEVNEQLAILGKPGSGKTVCLLKLLEHLLQKAEDNPALPLPVVFECSEWDGSKLPLWLAAQLQLDRRYSFPKDTALRAVREQDILPLFDGLDELATEQQGDFVRGFNAFAENRPLALCCRKQEYDHLLNNAGEKLALRNAAILHDINPQRLREHLLREGLDDLWTLLEQSEHEAEPSSTESAEEEQNEEHQQALLQLARRPLFLGLMIEVSEDLCQGSGRQPGETWEDFLWRQYLDNWLAPNPPPRLRSPDGYAGKYSKEQSLHWLHCLARWMQSENTVALQIDELQPSILKGYWRFGLLYGLFYALAFGLMFSLYDGPRLGAVAGLAAWLLYGLPGCLPRQWLTKIKIITGLSWGGFGLLAYGPVFGLMLGLVFMLIAHNEQIWIYPLNSVRFPAFFRVVDRSFALAFGLLLGLVFGLIQAGIFDPWLLLAFTSALGLGLILLVGMAEGLRMVGNRLRRTVRIQDRLNEAKLSSLLLLPLFLLAAMLVFVQVLLLAEEQGIAVSPFFTLRNLYLVLFMAGIGSFFLLGTNEVLQHYLLRLCLWQEKQLPLRLVPWLAAVHQRKVLQRAGGSYHFLHKQLQEYLAKQQAL is encoded by the coding sequence GTGGACTTGCTGGAACAGATTATCACCGGATTACGCTGGCTGAAGGATAACCCGGAAGTAACGTGGAGTGGCATTGGGACTACTCTCTTGGTTTCAGCATGTTCTTGGCTTTATGCCCGTCTCCGCAAACCCGATGCCTCTTCCGGTACACACCATGCCGACGAATGGCTGACCAGGAATCGGCATAAGCTGATCAGTCGTCTGCAATGGGAGCTGAAAGACCGTCAACAGTCCTTCCTGCTCGGCCGGACTTCTCTGGACCTGGACAAGAGCATGGATCCGAACCGAGTGAGCCGCCCCTATTGCATCTGGCAGCGAGACGGGGTGCCGGTCAAAAACATGGGTCAACCCATTGTCAATCTCTTTCTCCACCCTGAAGTCAACGAGCAGCTGGCGATTCTGGGTAAGCCGGGCAGCGGCAAGACCGTGTGCCTGCTCAAGCTGCTTGAGCATCTGTTGCAAAAGGCCGAGGACAACCCCGCACTTCCTCTGCCTGTCGTCTTTGAGTGCTCGGAATGGGACGGCAGCAAGCTTCCCCTGTGGCTGGCCGCGCAGCTGCAGCTGGACCGAAGATACTCTTTTCCAAAGGATACGGCCCTTCGGGCAGTCCGGGAGCAGGACATCCTGCCCCTGTTTGACGGTCTGGACGAATTGGCAACGGAACAGCAGGGAGACTTTGTCCGGGGCTTTAATGCCTTTGCCGAAAATCGGCCGTTGGCGCTCTGCTGTCGGAAGCAGGAGTACGACCATTTGCTGAACAATGCAGGGGAGAAACTGGCTCTCAGGAATGCGGCGATCCTTCACGATATCAATCCGCAGCGGCTTAGGGAACATCTCCTGCGGGAAGGGCTGGATGACCTCTGGACGCTGCTTGAGCAGTCTGAGCACGAGGCGGAGCCATCATCCACGGAATCAGCGGAGGAGGAACAGAACGAAGAACACCAGCAGGCCCTGTTGCAATTGGCCCGACGGCCCCTGTTTCTCGGTCTGATGATCGAGGTGTCTGAGGATCTCTGCCAGGGTTCAGGGCGGCAGCCGGGTGAAACCTGGGAGGACTTCCTCTGGCGGCAGTATCTGGATAACTGGCTGGCCCCGAACCCGCCTCCTCGTCTCCGGTCGCCGGATGGTTATGCCGGGAAGTACAGCAAGGAGCAGTCCCTGCACTGGCTGCATTGTCTGGCACGATGGATGCAGTCAGAAAACACGGTGGCTTTGCAGATTGATGAACTCCAGCCGAGTATTTTGAAGGGGTATTGGCGGTTCGGGCTTCTCTATGGGCTATTTTACGCTCTGGCTTTTGGTCTGATGTTCTCGCTGTATGACGGGCCGAGATTAGGGGCAGTAGCCGGACTGGCTGCATGGCTGCTTTACGGCCTGCCCGGCTGCTTACCACGGCAATGGCTGACAAAAATTAAAATCATCACCGGGCTGTCCTGGGGAGGGTTCGGTTTGCTGGCGTACGGGCCGGTATTCGGTCTAATGCTCGGGCTGGTCTTTATGCTGATAGCGCATAACGAGCAGATCTGGATTTATCCCCTCAACTCTGTCCGTTTTCCTGCCTTCTTTCGAGTCGTTGATCGGTCGTTTGCTTTAGCTTTCGGTCTGCTCTTAGGGCTGGTTTTCGGTCTGATTCAGGCGGGAATATTCGACCCGTGGCTATTGCTGGCCTTCACGTCGGCTTTAGGGCTGGGTCTCATCCTGCTTGTCGGAATGGCTGAGGGACTAAGAATGGTGGGCAATAGGCTCCGCAGAACTGTCCGGATCCAAGACCGACTCAATGAGGCAAAGCTCAGCAGTCTGCTGCTCTTGCCGCTCTTCCTTCTTGCAGCCATGCTGGTCTTTGTCCAAGTTCTCTTGCTCGCTGAAGAGCAAGGGATAGCTGTCAGTCCTTTTTTCACATTGCGCAATTTGTATTTGGTTTTGTTCATGGCGGGAATCGGTAGTTTTTTTCTCCTCGGTACCAACGAAGTCCTCCAACATTATCTTCTTCGCCTCTGTCTTTGGCAGGAAAAACAACTCCCCCTACGCCTCGTCCCTTGGCTGGCGGCTGTTCACCAGCGTAAGGTGCTGCAACGGGCAGGCGGCAGCTACCATTTCCTGCATAAACAGCTTCAGGAATATCTGGCAAAGCAGCAGGCTCTGTGA
- a CDS encoding type II toxin-antitoxin system VapC family toxin: protein MNKEFVYLETSFVSYLTARPSRDLIVSAHQTISQEWWEQRRSCFEIVISEIVAEEAGQGHPEAAQRRLDLLRDIPFIAVTEEALDFADKLIQSGAVPQKAAQDALHIAVCCVNNVDFLLTWNCKHIANAEKRESIRTAAVEHGLIAPVICTPEELFGDEL from the coding sequence ATGAACAAAGAATTCGTCTACCTTGAAACAAGTTTTGTCAGTTATCTCACTGCCCGACCAAGCAGAGATCTTATCGTCTCCGCCCATCAGACTATAAGCCAGGAGTGGTGGGAGCAAAGAAGAAGCTGTTTTGAAATCGTTATATCCGAAATCGTTGCAGAGGAAGCAGGGCAGGGGCACCCGGAAGCGGCACAGAGACGGTTGGACCTTCTCAGGGACATTCCTTTTATAGCTGTAACCGAAGAAGCGCTTGACTTTGCGGACAAGCTGATCCAAAGTGGAGCTGTTCCCCAAAAAGCGGCGCAGGATGCTCTGCACATCGCTGTCTGTTGTGTGAACAATGTGGATTTCCTGCTGACTTGGAACTGCAAGCATATTGCCAATGCAGAGAAAAGAGAAAGTATTCGGACTGCCGCTGTTGAGCATGGCCTTATTGCACCGGTTATCTGTACCCCGGAAGAACTATTCGGAGATGAATTATGA
- a CDS encoding ion transporter, with amino-acid sequence MKPQQDDYQEKRPSHAPWRGRLHEVIFEADTPAGKGFDVVLIGCILISVMTVMLDSIDLFRAQHGILLYRIEWIFTLLFTGEYILRLLCVGRPLKYAISFYGVIDLLAIIPTYVSLLLPGTQYLLVIRILRILRIFRVLKLATYLGEANLLAKALQASRRKIFVFLFTVFTLVVIFGSLMYVIEGGENGFTSIPRSIYWAIVTMTTVGYGDISPQTIVGQAFSSIVMILGYGIIAVPTGIVTVEMSQTFSRKVSTQTCLQCSAEGHDTDARYCKFCGAEL; translated from the coding sequence ATGAAACCCCAGCAAGACGATTATCAAGAGAAAAGACCTTCCCATGCCCCTTGGCGAGGCAGATTGCATGAAGTAATCTTCGAAGCCGATACTCCGGCCGGGAAAGGATTTGACGTAGTACTGATCGGCTGCATTCTGATCAGCGTCATGACGGTTATGCTGGACAGTATTGACCTGTTCCGCGCCCAGCATGGCATCCTGCTCTACAGGATAGAATGGATTTTTACCCTTCTTTTTACCGGAGAATATATTTTACGATTGCTTTGTGTCGGCAGGCCGCTCAAATATGCGATCAGCTTTTACGGGGTGATCGATCTGCTCGCAATCATTCCGACCTACGTTAGCCTGTTGCTGCCCGGAACGCAGTATTTGCTGGTTATCAGGATTCTACGGATACTCCGCATCTTTCGTGTTCTGAAGCTGGCAACCTACCTCGGTGAGGCAAATCTGCTTGCCAAGGCACTTCAGGCGAGCAGGCGCAAGATTTTCGTCTTTCTCTTCACCGTATTTACCCTGGTTGTCATCTTCGGCTCACTGATGTATGTCATTGAGGGGGGAGAAAATGGGTTTACCAGTATCCCGCGCAGCATCTACTGGGCAATCGTGACCATGACCACTGTCGGATACGGGGATATTTCACCGCAGACCATAGTTGGTCAGGCATTTTCTTCAATAGTTATGATTCTCGGTTATGGGATTATCGCCGTGCCCACAGGCATTGTAACGGTGGAAATGTCGCAGACTTTCAGCCGTAAGGTATCAACTCAGACCTGTCTGCAATGTAGCGCTGAGGGGCACGATACAGATGCCAGGTACTGCAAATTCTGCGGGGCAGAGCTGTAA
- a CDS encoding phosphoglycerate dehydrogenase, whose translation MTICPIAVLNAVASEGLELFGENYQLHAEAKEALGLVVRSSPVDLDAFPNLVAIARAGAGVNNIPIDEASDRGICVFNTPGANANAVVELLFTMLGISLRNVKDGMTFCEGLEGDDEEQLNAEVEARKKGFKGMEMSGKTLGVIGLGQIGVRVANMGIHHNMRVIGYDPYPVMDNIHDLLPDVELAKARRNLLAQADFVSLHVPLNKNTKGLVNDEFIDFMKEDALLFNYARGPVVDEDAVLKALDSGRIAGHISDFPSAKLIKHDKVILTPHLGASTAESEENCACMAVKELKDYLEYGNITHSVNFPNVESIPTVLVHTRLIVINKDTPGMIGLMSNILGKHGINIMSYTNKSNGTMGYNIIDTATAVSSDVCQEIEGVEGVIRTRVIPLKNGGGEE comes from the coding sequence ATGACCATCTGCCCAATTGCCGTACTCAATGCTGTTGCTTCTGAAGGACTGGAGCTTTTTGGCGAGAACTATCAGCTCCATGCTGAGGCAAAAGAGGCCTTAGGACTTGTGGTGCGGAGCTCGCCGGTTGACCTGGATGCCTTTCCAAACCTTGTTGCCATTGCCCGGGCCGGGGCCGGGGTGAATAATATCCCGATAGATGAGGCCTCTGACAGGGGCATATGTGTGTTCAACACTCCTGGTGCCAATGCCAATGCGGTTGTGGAACTCCTTTTTACTATGTTGGGTATTTCCCTGCGCAATGTTAAGGATGGCATGACCTTTTGCGAAGGCCTGGAGGGCGATGACGAGGAACAACTCAATGCTGAGGTCGAGGCGAGGAAAAAGGGCTTTAAGGGCATGGAGATGTCCGGCAAGACCTTGGGGGTTATCGGGCTGGGCCAGATCGGTGTGCGGGTAGCGAACATGGGCATCCACCATAATATGCGGGTGATCGGCTATGATCCCTATCCGGTGATGGATAATATTCATGATCTGCTACCGGATGTGGAACTGGCCAAGGCGCGGCGTAATCTCCTAGCCCAGGCGGATTTTGTTTCTCTCCATGTTCCTCTGAACAAAAATACCAAGGGCTTGGTAAATGATGAATTCATCGATTTTATGAAAGAGGATGCTCTGCTCTTTAACTATGCTCGTGGTCCGGTGGTGGATGAGGATGCAGTGCTCAAGGCCCTTGATAGCGGCAGGATTGCAGGCCATATTTCTGATTTTCCTTCAGCCAAGCTGATTAAGCATGACAAGGTTATCCTGACCCCTCATCTCGGTGCCTCGACTGCGGAGTCAGAAGAAAACTGCGCCTGCATGGCGGTGAAAGAGCTGAAAGATTATCTGGAATACGGCAATATCACCCATAGTGTGAATTTCCCCAACGTGGAGAGCATTCCTACCGTCTTGGTGCATACCCGCTTGATTGTGATTAATAAGGATACGCCGGGAATGATTGGTTTGATGAGTAATATTCTCGGTAAGCACGGTATCAATATCATGAGCTATACCAATAAGAGTAACGGCACGATGGGTTATAATATTATTGATACGGCAACGGCGGTATCGTCGGATGTGTGTCAGGAGATTGAAGGGGTTGAGGGTGTGATCAGGACCCGGGTGATTCCGTTGAAGAATGGGGGAGGGGAGGAGTAA